Proteins from a genomic interval of Pseudomonadota bacterium:
- a CDS encoding DUF1800 family protein yields MQLRPPPCVHLALMLVLLALTAGCNSSGGSGGSGGRNASPGDDTPVSGETGGTDPVPSTPSVSAPARTSVDEGSAKAVDFSAGTSDGGELAMSLAGPDASRLRIEGQSVLFIDAPDFEAPLSADTRYVFEIIAATADATARASVTVEVEDVLEARVIDGPVANAIVFVDLDADGVLDVDEPSTLSDESGYARVPDFAPQPGITPRLVATDGVDTFTGLRLEGLTMVAKIEPDSTETFMVTPLSSLLAHLDDDAQGDLLLGAMGVETAVGTLRTLDVWEATLAGDAEAAALLQQMQQLAFTLKALRRAALAPDADPRTSALLEQALQRRLGEQLIGGALLDQVEPLTGALTSALTDLGIEWMDDVPISDVAEAVADVNSLLASAEARPISSTGAAILAVVQADTARDVGLVRTGQMSPEQFAVAQREAFSEAVRRTQPDAPDTDQDGMLDSFDRDDDNDGVDDVDDAFPLDPTRDSAPPPEPAPGEDDLDGDGIPDVSDADDDGDGVDDVDDANPRDGRVSAPANLTTEQRFKLLSMGTFGATPTLMADLERLGPEGWVEAQLATPSAYDSPSDEWPTHLERTIEIAEAFAPDIDFFTVDSVDGSIAFNERTAEPLVRRFQMAAWNDNAFGSIDHPLVGTDPLRQRMAYALSQLLVTSTSTPPLDQRGESLAYFYDLLARHAFGNYRDLLGDVARSPTMGTFLSHAGNKKASAQEATRPDENFARELVQLFTLGLYALTPNGEAAVDGEEVPVPAYTQTDIEELAKVMTGWNLAGSRSFRGPRTGDGDHTRAMVFDPAWHEDELDPYYDGQGDGEVVLLGQRIALDADDRTLDGDGNSTRSGLDASLDALFTHPNVAPYIAKHLIAHFVTANPSPQYVARVADVFTDDGTGVRGNLGAVLKAILLDRDAYAEGTAYSKIKEPLLAYTQLLRALDVAPVPSGFMSNKGGVPITEVNIYYEGELDSVIGYAPMRAESVFNFFDPDFTPPDTDLTQADLLAPEMVMMTDQYYANVANLVLSLANTREFVRFDRSLSSRRVLSFSNGRVYDVNFTAPLIAMELAMEGDSNMDFASINLEDEQGNQPYKAVAVDALVDWVDERLFGDSLPTQYREALAQHLREGMHKGEKADDPPEVKADKRFLEAWELVRDALVMATAMPAYMVQ; encoded by the coding sequence ATGCAACTCCGCCCGCCGCCATGCGTGCACCTCGCGCTGATGCTAGTGCTTCTCGCCCTGACGGCAGGCTGCAACTCCAGTGGTGGTAGCGGTGGTTCTGGCGGCCGCAACGCAAGCCCTGGCGACGACACACCAGTCAGCGGCGAGACCGGCGGCACCGACCCGGTGCCTTCTACGCCATCGGTAAGTGCACCGGCACGCACGAGCGTCGATGAGGGCAGTGCGAAGGCCGTCGATTTCTCCGCCGGCACCAGTGACGGCGGCGAACTCGCCATGAGCCTTGCAGGACCTGACGCTTCACGTCTGCGAATCGAGGGACAAAGCGTCCTTTTCATCGACGCACCTGACTTCGAGGCACCCTTGAGCGCAGACACTCGGTACGTGTTCGAGATCATCGCCGCCACGGCAGACGCCACCGCTCGAGCCTCGGTCACAGTGGAGGTCGAGGACGTGCTCGAGGCGAGGGTAATCGACGGACCGGTGGCTAACGCAATCGTCTTCGTCGATCTCGACGCGGACGGGGTGCTCGATGTCGATGAGCCGTCCACCCTCTCCGATGAGAGCGGCTACGCCCGAGTGCCGGACTTCGCGCCGCAACCGGGCATCACGCCTCGTTTGGTCGCCACGGATGGCGTGGACACCTTCACGGGGCTACGCCTGGAAGGTCTGACCATGGTCGCCAAGATCGAGCCAGACTCAACCGAGACGTTTATGGTAACGCCGCTCTCGAGCCTCCTAGCGCACCTCGATGACGACGCTCAGGGCGACCTGCTGCTTGGCGCGATGGGGGTGGAGACGGCCGTAGGTACCCTGCGCACCCTGGATGTGTGGGAAGCCACTCTGGCCGGCGATGCCGAGGCGGCCGCGCTCCTGCAGCAGATGCAGCAGCTGGCCTTCACGCTAAAGGCCCTGCGCCGGGCCGCCCTCGCCCCCGACGCGGACCCACGCACGAGCGCCCTGCTGGAACAAGCGCTCCAGCGACGCCTGGGGGAGCAGCTGATCGGCGGTGCGTTGCTCGACCAGGTGGAGCCTCTGACCGGCGCCTTGACGAGCGCTCTCACCGACCTTGGCATTGAGTGGATGGACGACGTGCCGATCAGCGATGTGGCCGAAGCCGTGGCGGACGTCAATTCGCTGCTGGCGAGTGCCGAGGCTAGGCCGATCAGCTCCACCGGTGCGGCCATTCTCGCAGTGGTGCAGGCAGACACTGCTCGGGATGTAGGCCTTGTCCGCACAGGCCAAATGAGCCCCGAGCAGTTCGCCGTCGCTCAGCGGGAGGCGTTCTCAGAGGCGGTGCGCCGTACCCAACCGGACGCACCCGACACGGACCAGGATGGGATGCTCGACAGCTTCGACCGCGACGACGACAACGACGGCGTGGACGACGTCGACGACGCCTTTCCCCTAGATCCCACACGCGACTCCGCACCACCACCAGAGCCGGCGCCCGGCGAGGACGATCTGGACGGCGACGGCATCCCCGATGTCAGTGACGCGGACGATGACGGCGACGGCGTGGACGACGTGGACGACGCCAACCCACGCGATGGGCGCGTAAGTGCCCCGGCGAACCTCACTACCGAGCAGCGCTTCAAACTCCTTTCGATGGGCACCTTCGGGGCAACCCCAACCCTGATGGCCGACCTTGAGCGCCTGGGGCCCGAGGGCTGGGTAGAGGCCCAACTGGCCACGCCTTCGGCCTACGATAGCCCGAGCGATGAATGGCCCACTCACCTGGAACGCACGATCGAGATCGCCGAGGCCTTCGCCCCCGACATCGACTTCTTCACGGTCGACTCGGTCGATGGCAGCATCGCCTTCAACGAGCGCACGGCGGAACCGCTGGTACGCCGATTCCAGATGGCAGCCTGGAACGATAACGCCTTCGGCTCCATCGACCACCCGCTGGTAGGCACCGATCCCCTACGCCAACGCATGGCCTACGCCCTCAGCCAGCTGCTGGTGACGTCCACCAGTACGCCCCCCTTGGACCAGCGCGGCGAGAGCCTCGCCTACTTCTACGATCTCCTAGCGCGCCACGCCTTCGGCAACTACCGCGATTTGCTGGGCGACGTCGCTCGCAGCCCCACTATGGGAACCTTTCTCTCGCATGCGGGCAATAAGAAGGCCAGCGCCCAGGAGGCGACACGCCCCGATGAGAACTTCGCTCGCGAGCTAGTGCAGCTGTTCACCCTCGGCCTATACGCGCTCACGCCGAACGGCGAAGCCGCGGTGGATGGCGAGGAAGTACCGGTGCCCGCATACACACAGACCGATATCGAAGAGCTGGCCAAGGTGATGACCGGGTGGAATCTCGCCGGCAGCCGCAGCTTTCGCGGGCCGCGAACGGGCGATGGCGATCACACGCGAGCGATGGTCTTCGACCCGGCCTGGCACGAAGATGAGCTCGACCCGTACTACGATGGGCAAGGCGATGGTGAGGTCGTACTCCTCGGTCAACGCATCGCCCTCGACGCGGACGACCGCACCCTCGACGGCGACGGCAACTCGACGCGCAGCGGCCTCGACGCCAGTCTCGATGCGCTCTTCACTCATCCGAACGTCGCCCCATACATCGCCAAGCACCTCATCGCCCACTTTGTCACGGCGAACCCCTCGCCGCAGTATGTGGCTCGAGTAGCCGACGTATTCACCGATGACGGCACCGGCGTGCGCGGCAATCTCGGCGCCGTTCTTAAGGCCATTCTCCTCGACCGAGACGCCTACGCCGAAGGCACCGCCTACAGCAAGATCAAAGAACCCCTTCTGGCTTACACGCAGTTGTTGCGAGCGCTCGATGTGGCTCCGGTGCCCTCCGGCTTCATGAGCAATAAGGGCGGCGTGCCGATCACGGAGGTCAACATCTACTACGAGGGTGAGTTAGACAGCGTGATCGGGTATGCACCGATGCGCGCCGAGTCGGTCTTCAACTTCTTCGACCCCGACTTCACTCCGCCAGACACGGACCTTACGCAAGCGGATCTCCTCGCACCCGAGATGGTCATGATGACCGACCAGTACTACGCCAATGTGGCCAACCTCGTGCTGTCCCTCGCCAACACCCGCGAGTTCGTTCGCTTCGATCGTAGCCTCAGCTCCCGTCGCGTACTGAGTTTCTCCAACGGCCGAGTCTACGACGTGAACTTCACCGCACCTCTAATAGCCATGGAACTCGCGATGGAGGGGGACAGCAACATGGACTTCGCTAGCATCAATCTCGAGGACGAGCAGGGCAATCAACCGTACAAAGCGGTCGCCGTCGACGCGCTCGTCGATTGGGTGGATGAGCGACTGTTCGGCGACAGCCTACCCACGCAGTACCGCGAAGCCCTCGCCCAACACCTACGCGAGGGCATGCACAAGGGGGAGAAAGCAGATGACCCGCCAGAGGTAAAGGCCGACAAGCGCTTCCTCGAAGCATGGGAACTGGTGCGCGATGCGTTGGTGATGGCCACCGCGATGCCGGCCTACATGGTGCAGTGA